The following proteins are co-located in the Leptospira selangorensis genome:
- a CDS encoding efflux transporter outer membrane subunit, which translates to MNRSQKINKTKKRIIVLGRWIVFLPLAVLLVSCLNGPAFDLAPKYLSPEYVVPDSWSGSGPFVKANPSEGEAIQADWWKLFNDPVLNQLEEQAITANPDLQAAAERFVQARDAMLKVRSQLIPHLGVGLSGSNNRQSDNRLFRGAGEANQEGTASLGGIASWEPDFWSSIRNSTRAQIYNAQSVAADFALARLSLQAELAADYFTFRGLNAQDTTYRQSIEFYEQSLNLVNERYKGGIAPELDVQRAQYLLSSTQAKRLDIQAKMRVTENAIAILLNRAPTGFNIPPVEEVHVVAFKVPTTLPSTLLERRPDIASMERKMAIANRNIGIARAAFFPNISFSGGGGFEGGVNLVQLSNSFWSYGSTVSLPIFQGGYRRAQLQQAWSAYRETEDVYRSTVLNAFREVENGLTETTFMSEQSRRQDQAVEAASQVQNMTMALYKGGLSNSLELIYAQVNTLEARIDAILVKTELNRASVRLIRALGGGWKNTQLPADDEIQPFNIFDFSNSKKPDAAGGIDVNADDDNPQNKNLTAPILNK; encoded by the coding sequence ATGAACCGATCTCAAAAAATAAATAAAACAAAGAAGCGAATCATCGTCTTAGGACGATGGATCGTATTTCTACCATTGGCTGTCTTATTGGTTTCTTGTTTGAATGGCCCTGCATTCGATCTTGCTCCTAAATATTTAAGCCCGGAATATGTGGTTCCGGATTCTTGGAGCGGATCAGGTCCTTTTGTAAAAGCAAATCCTTCTGAAGGAGAAGCAATACAAGCAGATTGGTGGAAACTTTTTAATGATCCCGTTTTGAATCAATTAGAAGAGCAAGCAATCACTGCGAATCCGGATCTACAAGCTGCTGCAGAAAGATTTGTGCAAGCAAGAGATGCAATGCTTAAAGTTCGTTCTCAGTTGATACCGCATTTAGGAGTCGGGTTAAGCGGATCCAATAATAGACAATCCGATAATCGACTTTTTAGAGGAGCGGGAGAAGCAAACCAAGAAGGAACAGCATCCCTAGGAGGAATAGCTTCTTGGGAACCTGACTTTTGGTCTTCTATCAGAAATTCTACAAGAGCACAAATTTATAATGCACAGTCTGTAGCTGCAGATTTTGCCTTAGCTCGATTAAGCTTACAAGCGGAACTTGCCGCTGATTATTTTACTTTCAGAGGTTTGAATGCTCAGGATACAACTTACCGTCAATCCATAGAATTTTATGAACAATCTTTAAATCTTGTAAATGAAAGATATAAAGGTGGTATAGCTCCAGAGTTGGATGTGCAAAGAGCACAGTATCTTCTATCAAGCACCCAAGCAAAACGTTTAGATATTCAAGCTAAGATGAGAGTAACTGAGAATGCGATTGCTATCTTACTCAATCGAGCCCCTACCGGATTCAACATCCCTCCAGTAGAAGAAGTCCATGTTGTTGCATTTAAGGTACCAACCACTCTTCCTTCTACCCTACTAGAACGTAGACCTGATATTGCTTCTATGGAACGCAAAATGGCAATAGCAAATCGTAATATAGGAATAGCTCGTGCAGCATTCTTTCCGAATATTTCATTTAGCGGAGGCGGAGGATTCGAAGGAGGAGTCAACTTAGTCCAACTCTCAAATAGTTTTTGGTCTTATGGTTCCACGGTCTCTCTTCCTATTTTTCAAGGTGGTTATCGTAGAGCCCAATTACAACAAGCATGGTCTGCTTATAGAGAAACGGAAGATGTATATCGCTCAACTGTCTTAAATGCGTTTAGAGAAGTGGAGAACGGACTTACAGAGACCACATTCATGTCGGAACAATCCCGACGACAAGACCAAGCTGTAGAAGCAGCCTCACAAGTTCAGAATATGACTATGGCATTGTATAAAGGGGGCTTAAGTAATAGTTTGGAATTGATTTATGCTCAGGTAAATACTCTGGAAGCTCGAATAGACGCAATTTTAGTTAAGACTGAATTAAACAGGGCATCTGTTCGATTGATAAGAGCGCTGGGTGGTGGCTGGAAAAATACCCAATTGCCTGCGG
- a CDS encoding lipin/Ned1/Smp2 family protein — translation MRFFLLALCLTAFSVGLWADCPDYTTPSNPPTFSKPTKRSFRNFGNTILAGLYVPYHMVYDTIVKSGSNATMVGKFDYDAVFHKDLEGEYIHVYIYGTALSGWTYVGRYTTNGDGKITANLGIRATGDYIVRMVVEGDLSSADGYLTVADPGRQTVLFDVDGTLTTNDFEALADYAGIKIADAYYYAPETVNAYRNKGYQIIYLTGRPYWNTKDTREWFPSKGMKSWHYHPSSDYLGANVQAYKTDYINYLRNTVGLDIIRAYGNATTDIAAYAAGGIPKSNTWIIGENAGKEGTQSITGNYSLHYNTVVASTPQSSSCY, via the coding sequence ATGCGATTCTTTTTGTTAGCCTTGTGCTTAACTGCGTTCTCAGTCGGTCTTTGGGCAGATTGTCCGGACTATACAACTCCTTCTAACCCTCCTACCTTCTCAAAACCTACCAAAAGAAGTTTTCGTAATTTCGGAAATACGATCTTGGCCGGTTTGTATGTACCTTATCATATGGTTTACGATACGATCGTGAAATCAGGATCGAATGCAACCATGGTTGGAAAATTCGATTATGATGCCGTATTTCATAAAGATTTGGAAGGCGAATATATTCACGTTTATATTTATGGAACTGCATTGAGCGGTTGGACCTATGTAGGTCGTTATACTACGAATGGTGATGGGAAGATCACTGCAAACTTAGGTATCCGTGCAACCGGTGACTATATTGTTCGTATGGTGGTAGAAGGTGATCTTTCTAGTGCTGACGGTTATTTAACCGTGGCTGACCCTGGTCGCCAAACTGTTTTATTCGATGTGGATGGAACCTTGACCACAAATGATTTCGAAGCTCTTGCAGATTACGCAGGTATCAAAATTGCGGACGCTTATTATTACGCTCCTGAAACTGTGAATGCATATCGTAATAAAGGTTATCAGATTATTTATTTAACCGGTCGTCCTTATTGGAATACCAAAGATACTCGCGAGTGGTTCCCTTCCAAAGGAATGAAATCTTGGCATTATCACCCTAGTTCAGATTATTTAGGTGCGAATGTTCAGGCCTACAAAACCGATTATATCAATTATTTGCGTAATACTGTTGGTTTGGATATTATCCGCGCCTATGGAAATGCAACTACTGATATCGCAGCATATGCGGCAGGTGGTATTCCAAAATCGAATACTTGGATCATAGGAGAAAATGCGGGTAAAGAAGGAACCCAGTCGATTACTGGAAATTATTCTCTTCATTACAATACTGTAGTAGCAAGCACTCCTCAATCTTCTTCCTGCTATTAA
- a CDS encoding MBL fold metallo-hydrolase, which yields MQSIQNFFPGKRIITSLILAFTLAYCATVEPKPKIEIPSSKTSIQIQPIFHGSLVLTIGDKTIYVDPSWGGEKYKDQKKPDLILITDIHPDHMDLKTLGEIATKETQIIAPEAVAKEAKEYTNITRLKNGQSTSVGDINFSAIPMYNITKEHLDKHTKGRGNGYLIKFGGKTIYISGDTEDIKEMRSLKNIDIAFLCMNQPYTMTVEKAADAVKDFKPKVVYPYHYRGKDGLSDTEKFKALVKESSPSTEVELINWY from the coding sequence ATGCAATCCATCCAGAATTTCTTTCCAGGTAAGAGAATTATCACCTCTCTCATCCTTGCTTTTACTCTCGCCTACTGCGCTACGGTAGAACCAAAACCTAAAATCGAGATCCCAAGTTCTAAAACTTCTATCCAAATCCAACCAATCTTTCATGGAAGTTTAGTTCTGACGATTGGAGATAAGACAATTTATGTAGATCCTTCTTGGGGAGGAGAAAAGTATAAGGATCAGAAAAAACCGGACCTGATCCTAATTACCGATATTCATCCGGATCATATGGATCTAAAAACTTTAGGAGAAATCGCCACTAAGGAGACTCAGATCATAGCTCCAGAAGCAGTTGCGAAAGAAGCAAAAGAATATACCAATATCACTCGTTTGAAGAATGGACAATCCACTTCAGTAGGTGATATAAACTTCTCCGCTATTCCTATGTATAATATTACCAAAGAACATTTGGATAAACATACGAAAGGAAGAGGAAACGGTTATTTGATCAAGTTCGGCGGAAAGACGATCTATATTTCCGGTGACACTGAAGATATTAAAGAAATGAGATCTTTGAAGAATATCGACATCGCATTTCTTTGTATGAATCAGCCTTATACTATGACTGTAGAAAAAGCGGCAGATGCAGTGAAAGACTTTAAACCGAAAGTTGTGTATCCTTATCACTATCGTGGAAAGGACGGCTTAAGTGATACTGAAAAGTTTAAGGCGCTTGTAAAAGAGTCCAGTCCTTCTACAGAAGTTGAATTGATCAACTGGTATTGA
- a CDS encoding SRPBCC family protein, translating to MKTAEYKLQVSKFIKAKREKVFEAWVQPEIMKKWGCPKELKIGEIQMDFRVGGKYRTSMLGNGDVYIATGIYQEIILNEKLVFTHGWEGPDQGNTLVTVVFKDKGEGTEVLLTHERLSSESSMEGHKEGWISTLENLELQLF from the coding sequence ATGAAAACAGCAGAATATAAACTGCAAGTATCTAAATTTATCAAGGCCAAAAGAGAGAAGGTCTTCGAGGCATGGGTTCAACCTGAAATTATGAAAAAATGGGGATGTCCCAAGGAACTAAAGATCGGAGAAATCCAGATGGATTTCAGGGTTGGAGGCAAATATAGGACCTCAATGCTTGGAAATGGGGATGTTTACATCGCTACAGGGATATATCAAGAAATCATATTAAACGAAAAGCTTGTTTTTACTCACGGTTGGGAAGGGCCGGACCAAGGTAACACTCTTGTTACAGTTGTATTTAAGGACAAGGGAGAAGGGACCGAAGTTTTACTTACTCACGAAAGACTTTCTAGTGAAAGTTCTATGGAAGGTCATAAAGAAGGCTGGATCAGTACTTTGGAAAACCTTGAGCTTCAATTATTTTGA
- a CDS encoding efflux RND transporter permease subunit, translating to MNEIVLIALKRPYTFVVLAILILFFGIQSIFKAPTDVFPNIKIPVISVVWGYQGMLPEDVAGRITYFFERALTSTVEGIKSINSRSYYGSSIINIELQPHTDLAGAEAEVAAISQTVVTSLPPDISPPMIMRLEASSVPVAMLQVTSEKMTPAELYNLAFMRIRSLLVTIPGAIIPQPYGGTPMQLLVSLDKQKLLSRNLSPMDVFKAFNEQSAVLPAGDQKIGKTDWMVMTNAIPIQVEDFNNIPIKRVGNSTFFMRDVANVALGGPPQLNSVLVDGKQSVLIVVMKSGDASTLDVVDGIRKTMPRIKEISPDDVEIKLLNDASVFVKDSIENVVHEMILAAALTGLVVLLFLGSWRATTIIATSIPLSLLSSIIGLHLIGESINVMTLGGLALAVGILVDDATVMIENIDTHIEMGKPLEKAIIDAANEIVIPTFVATLAIVIVWFPLFQLSGVSGWLFKPMAEAVALAMIASFILSRTLVPTMAKYLLTAHHSPETHNHGSHSKGAAKHHITPTLPKKSNSRFAFIKEWIDFLIRFQKGFERNFTEFRERYYILLQKVIADRKRFVKIFLAIATGSLLLFYLNGRDFFPEIKAGTLQMHMRAPLGTRIEVSGRIATLVSEDIKKLLPGKVESVLSNCGLPVGPHNLAFIPTPTIGSQDCDLTISLKDEESPVWDYRQTLRKGLSELYPGTVFTFQPADLTAKILNFGSPSPIDIQINGMDLEKNFEFAQKLQGKLKTIPGAADVVIQQTMSTPTLLVDGNRSLGINLDLPMKSVAENMLLATSGSQQIDQEYWMDRKTGLSYQINIYVPQPQMRRTEDLLTVPVNRGDLQENSENGIQLLGNVANITPTGTPGLVTHQNLLPLIDVYVSAEGRDLGGVLSDAQKIMDSMKSELPRGAAIEILGQAETMRSAYIELIGGLFVAILLVYLLIVVNFQSWTDPFIIITALPGALAGIAWSLFLTRTYISVPALTGAIMCMGTATANSILVVSYARDRLEVHGDAIRAAIEAGYSRIRPVLMTASAMIIGMVPMSISNSQNAPLGRAVIGGLAVATFATLFFVPCIYAIIYNNRAKIQKESSK from the coding sequence ATGAATGAAATCGTTCTCATTGCTCTAAAAAGACCCTACACCTTCGTGGTCCTCGCTATTCTAATCCTGTTCTTCGGGATACAATCCATTTTCAAGGCCCCTACGGATGTTTTTCCAAACATCAAGATACCGGTGATTTCGGTAGTATGGGGATACCAAGGTATGCTTCCTGAAGATGTTGCTGGAAGGATCACCTACTTTTTCGAAAGAGCTTTAACTAGTACTGTAGAAGGGATCAAAAGTATTAATAGCAGATCCTACTACGGAAGCAGCATTATTAATATAGAATTGCAACCTCATACCGATCTTGCAGGTGCGGAAGCGGAGGTGGCTGCGATTTCGCAGACAGTAGTCACGTCCTTGCCTCCGGATATTTCTCCTCCTATGATCATGCGATTGGAGGCTTCTTCCGTTCCGGTGGCAATGCTCCAAGTCACATCGGAGAAGATGACTCCAGCAGAACTGTATAACCTCGCATTCATGAGGATACGTTCTTTGCTCGTTACTATCCCAGGGGCAATTATTCCTCAGCCTTATGGTGGAACCCCAATGCAATTATTGGTATCCCTAGATAAACAAAAACTTTTGTCTAGGAACCTTTCTCCCATGGATGTATTCAAGGCGTTTAATGAACAAAGCGCCGTGTTACCTGCGGGAGACCAGAAAATCGGTAAGACAGATTGGATGGTAATGACGAATGCAATTCCGATCCAAGTAGAAGATTTTAATAATATTCCAATCAAGAGAGTCGGTAATAGCACATTCTTCATGAGAGATGTTGCGAATGTTGCATTAGGCGGCCCTCCTCAATTGAACTCCGTGCTCGTAGATGGAAAACAATCCGTATTGATCGTAGTTATGAAAAGTGGGGATGCATCCACTCTAGATGTGGTAGATGGAATTCGTAAGACCATGCCTAGGATCAAAGAAATTTCTCCGGACGATGTAGAGATAAAATTATTAAACGATGCTTCCGTATTTGTTAAAGATTCCATCGAGAACGTTGTCCATGAAATGATATTGGCTGCTGCCCTAACCGGCTTAGTTGTATTACTCTTTTTAGGTTCTTGGAGAGCGACAACGATTATCGCCACTTCTATCCCTCTTTCTCTTTTAAGTTCCATCATAGGCCTTCATTTGATAGGAGAATCTATCAACGTAATGACTTTGGGAGGCCTTGCTTTAGCAGTGGGTATCCTTGTGGATGATGCTACTGTGATGATAGAGAATATCGATACTCATATCGAAATGGGTAAACCCTTGGAGAAGGCGATCATAGATGCAGCCAACGAGATCGTAATTCCTACATTCGTAGCAACTCTTGCGATCGTAATCGTTTGGTTCCCTCTGTTTCAATTGAGCGGAGTATCAGGCTGGTTATTCAAGCCGATGGCAGAAGCGGTAGCACTCGCAATGATAGCTTCCTTCATTCTTTCACGGACACTTGTTCCTACCATGGCGAAATATTTGTTAACCGCTCATCATTCTCCGGAAACTCATAACCATGGATCTCATTCCAAAGGAGCGGCTAAACATCATATCACGCCTACTCTTCCTAAAAAATCGAACTCTCGTTTTGCTTTTATTAAGGAATGGATCGATTTCTTAATCCGTTTTCAAAAGGGATTCGAGCGTAATTTCACCGAATTCAGAGAACGTTATTATATTCTTCTACAGAAAGTAATAGCAGATCGTAAAAGATTTGTGAAGATATTCTTAGCTATAGCGACCGGGTCACTTCTTCTATTCTATCTGAATGGTAGAGACTTCTTCCCTGAGATTAAGGCAGGCACTTTACAGATGCATATGCGTGCACCTTTAGGAACTAGGATAGAAGTTTCGGGAAGGATTGCCACTCTGGTTTCGGAAGACATTAAAAAATTACTTCCTGGTAAGGTGGAAAGTGTTCTGAGTAACTGCGGTCTCCCTGTAGGACCTCATAACCTTGCATTCATTCCTACTCCTACGATCGGTTCTCAGGATTGTGACTTAACAATTTCATTAAAGGATGAAGAATCCCCTGTATGGGATTATAGACAAACACTTAGAAAAGGACTAAGTGAACTTTACCCAGGAACGGTATTTACATTCCAACCTGCGGACTTAACTGCAAAGATCCTGAACTTCGGCTCACCTTCTCCAATTGATATTCAGATCAATGGAATGGATCTGGAGAAAAATTTTGAATTTGCTCAAAAACTTCAGGGCAAATTGAAAACGATCCCTGGTGCAGCGGACGTTGTGATCCAACAAACTATGAGTACACCTACCCTTCTTGTAGATGGAAATAGAAGTTTAGGGATCAATCTTGATCTTCCAATGAAGTCGGTGGCAGAAAATATGTTACTCGCAACTTCGGGAAGCCAACAGATAGACCAAGAATATTGGATGGATCGTAAAACAGGTCTTTCTTACCAGATCAATATCTACGTGCCTCAACCTCAAATGAGAAGGACCGAAGACTTACTCACTGTTCCAGTCAATCGAGGAGACTTGCAGGAAAATTCTGAAAACGGAATACAACTCTTAGGGAACGTAGCAAATATCACTCCTACAGGTACTCCGGGTTTAGTTACTCACCAAAACCTTTTGCCTCTGATTGACGTATATGTTTCCGCAGAAGGTAGAGACCTTGGAGGAGTTTTAAGTGACGCTCAAAAGATAATGGACTCAATGAAGAGCGAACTTCCAAGAGGAGCTGCAATCGAGATCCTTGGCCAGGCAGAGACGATGAGAAGTGCTTATATAGAACTGATCGGCGGACTCTTTGTCGCAATTCTTCTGGTTTATCTTCTGATCGTGGTAAACTTCCAATCCTGGACGGATCCGTTCATCATCATTACTGCATTGCCTGGCGCATTAGCGGGAATTGCTTGGTCCTTATTCCTAACACGCACATATATCTCAGTGCCTGCGTTAACCGGAGCGATCATGTGTATGGGAACTGCGACCGCAAACTCTATATTAGTAGTTTCTTATGCAAGAGATCGTTTAGAAGTTCATGGCGACGCAATAAGAGCCGCTATCGAAGCAGGATATTCCAGGATCAGACCTGTGCTTATGACTGCATCCGCGATGATCATAGGAATGGTGCCTATGTCCATAAGTAACTCTCAAAATGCTCCATTAGGCAGAGCGGTGATCGGAGGATTGGCTGTTGCTACATTCGCAACATTATTCTTCGTGCCTTGTATCTACGCGATCATCTATAACAACCGTGCAAAAATCCAAAAGGAAAGTTCAAAATGA
- a CDS encoding efflux RND transporter periplasmic adaptor subunit: protein MIPTVPKKKLLTLSTISFGVIFLCYIFYQQIHSAEEFRKEALEASIPNVSVVNPEPPNPLETITLPGTVRAWYEAVIYAQVPGYVKMWYKDYGAEVNEGDVLARIKVPALDAEYAQAEADLDSQKAKYKLAAVTADRYLALRSSHAVSEQSISVAVADKNSEEAKLKSAEKNVDKYKAKINFKTIVAPFKGVVIQRNINVGDYVTQEGNIDDSKTPSNLFTVADIHKMRLFVSVPGTFAYLLKPGLAAELTVQQFPNRKFIANFLTISKGFDLNMRTVIAEFTIDNKDRSLWPGSYAQVTLTAPVKKDLLTIPSSSLVFDENGTQVATVTQDNKVHFKPITVNKIIDSVIEVRDGVSTNDRIVNNPSASLLEGDQVRVVEPRTGYSDMNISKKAGSKLEPVASK, encoded by the coding sequence ATGATTCCAACAGTACCTAAAAAGAAACTTTTAACACTATCTACAATCTCATTCGGAGTTATATTCCTGTGCTATATATTCTATCAACAAATACATAGCGCGGAAGAATTCCGAAAGGAAGCTTTGGAAGCATCCATTCCGAATGTTTCCGTAGTAAATCCGGAACCTCCCAACCCTTTGGAAACGATTACTCTGCCGGGAACAGTCAGAGCATGGTATGAGGCTGTCATCTATGCTCAGGTCCCGGGTTACGTGAAGATGTGGTATAAAGACTATGGAGCAGAAGTAAACGAAGGAGATGTACTTGCTCGTATCAAGGTCCCTGCTTTGGACGCAGAATATGCACAAGCAGAAGCGGACCTAGACTCTCAAAAAGCAAAATACAAACTGGCGGCCGTTACCGCGGATAGATATCTAGCATTAAGAAGTTCTCATGCAGTTTCGGAACAGTCCATTTCTGTGGCGGTAGCCGATAAAAATTCGGAAGAAGCAAAACTGAAATCCGCAGAGAAGAATGTGGATAAGTATAAGGCTAAGATCAATTTTAAAACGATAGTAGCCCCGTTCAAAGGAGTAGTGATCCAAAGAAATATTAACGTAGGCGATTACGTAACCCAAGAAGGAAATATTGATGATAGCAAAACACCTTCTAACCTATTTACAGTAGCGGATATCCATAAGATGAGATTATTCGTTTCTGTTCCGGGAACATTCGCTTACTTATTAAAACCCGGATTAGCTGCAGAACTCACTGTACAACAATTCCCGAATCGAAAATTCATAGCGAACTTCCTGACGATCTCTAAAGGTTTCGACCTGAATATGAGAACCGTAATTGCGGAATTCACCATAGATAATAAGGACAGATCCTTATGGCCAGGTTCTTACGCACAAGTGACTCTCACTGCTCCCGTTAAAAAAGATCTTCTTACTATACCATCCAGCTCTTTGGTCTTTGATGAAAATGGTACACAAGTAGCGACCGTCACTCAAGACAATAAGGTCCACTTCAAACCGATCACTGTAAACAAGATCATAGACTCTGTGATAGAAGTAAGAGATGGAGTTAGCACAAACGACCGAATCGTGAATAACCCTTCTGCTTCTTTACTGGAAGGTGATCAGGTAAGAGTAGTAGAACCAAGAACGGGATATTCAGATATGAATATTTCTAAAAAAGCAGGTTCAAAATTAGAACCAGTAGCATCCAAATGA
- a CDS encoding ArsR/SmtB family transcription factor, with product MIFQALSDPTRRAMLRSLSKKERVITEIAKPFEMSLAAASKHIKVLEKAKLVNRRKEGSFSYLTLNGKAMMSADRWIQHYRKFWEDQLDSLKELLEEIE from the coding sequence TTGATCTTCCAGGCATTGTCAGATCCTACCAGAAGGGCAATGCTTAGAAGCCTTTCTAAAAAGGAGAGGGTGATTACGGAGATCGCAAAACCGTTCGAAATGTCATTGGCTGCCGCTTCCAAACATATTAAGGTTTTGGAAAAGGCAAAGTTAGTGAATAGAAGAAAGGAAGGTTCCTTCTCCTATTTAACTCTGAACGGTAAGGCGATGATGAGTGCGGATAGATGGATTCAGCATTATAGGAAATTCTGGGAGGATCAGTTGGATTCTCTCAAGGAATTGTTGGAGGAAATAGAATGA
- a CDS encoding helix-turn-helix domain-containing protein, with translation MSRIKVFLIWILILVISTQIYSQGDEKNIGHLRIQDSDQTHWKQLDDFSVLLDWGFYPEPIDLRFRIGNLPEESKTEFLIFPWSLLDSVQVCDLKGDCLQAGFIHPVNEWLIPGIFPVFPLRKFLENSQEINIRIQSRNYILSEVRLVSAEELYSISTVYSGIVFSLLALVIVQIAYLINSYIRLRSKWILYQILFSFGIGLTFLFVSGIASRYLFPGFGFPLSLGKKIMIGYLIISGTLWVSHFLKIRQNFKPVWYFYNIVNILTAIMIVLSFTKFPRQFISRTFTIFYLAVTGTAIVLSLVATKRKTIQTRWFVFGMFSLLAIEVLNIISYKAFFSFDGKSFLFFIAFFVPINIFLTSRSVRTRIRELEHEIALRREELQNFQVDKTSSDISGKKKSTIIGINVEEALARLNKLLDEDKIYLEEELRISDLAAVLGLSVHQVSELLNQVLNISFPDLLKKYRIEEAKRIILTDPSANILDLAFSVGFQSKSSFYDTFKKHTGQTPQEFKKSASPDSSEE, from the coding sequence ATGTCTAGAATAAAAGTATTTCTGATTTGGATCCTGATTTTGGTAATTTCTACTCAAATCTATTCCCAAGGGGATGAAAAGAATATAGGACATCTTCGTATCCAGGACTCCGACCAAACTCATTGGAAGCAGCTAGATGATTTTTCGGTGCTGCTTGACTGGGGATTCTACCCGGAGCCGATAGATCTGCGCTTTCGGATCGGTAATTTACCCGAGGAATCCAAAACTGAATTTTTGATCTTCCCTTGGAGTCTTTTGGATTCGGTTCAGGTTTGTGATTTGAAAGGGGATTGTCTACAGGCCGGTTTTATTCATCCGGTGAATGAATGGCTGATCCCTGGGATATTCCCGGTTTTTCCTCTCAGAAAATTTTTAGAGAATAGCCAAGAGATCAATATTAGGATCCAGTCTAGGAATTATATACTCTCAGAAGTTCGATTAGTAAGCGCAGAAGAGTTATATTCCATTTCCACAGTTTATTCAGGGATTGTATTCTCACTTCTCGCGCTTGTGATCGTTCAGATTGCTTATTTGATCAATTCCTATATTCGTCTTCGTTCTAAGTGGATCTTGTATCAGATCCTATTTTCCTTTGGAATTGGGCTTACTTTCTTATTCGTTTCCGGCATCGCTTCCAGATATCTATTCCCTGGATTTGGTTTTCCTCTTTCCCTAGGTAAGAAGATCATGATAGGGTATCTGATCATTTCCGGTACTCTATGGGTGTCTCATTTTTTGAAGATCAGGCAGAATTTTAAACCTGTTTGGTATTTTTATAATATAGTGAACATTCTGACCGCGATCATGATTGTTTTAAGTTTTACTAAATTCCCGAGACAGTTCATTTCTCGCACTTTTACTATTTTCTATTTGGCTGTGACCGGGACGGCGATCGTTCTCAGTTTGGTCGCTACAAAACGTAAAACAATCCAAACTCGTTGGTTTGTATTCGGAATGTTCTCCTTACTTGCGATTGAAGTATTAAATATCATTTCATATAAAGCATTCTTTTCTTTCGATGGGAAAAGTTTCTTATTCTTTATAGCCTTCTTCGTTCCAATAAATATATTCCTGACCAGTCGATCGGTTAGGACGAGGATCCGAGAATTAGAACACGAGATTGCATTAAGAAGGGAAGAACTTCAGAATTTTCAAGTGGATAAGACATCTTCGGACATATCCGGGAAGAAAAAGTCTACCATCATCGGTATTAATGTAGAAGAAGCACTGGCTCGATTGAATAAACTTCTGGATGAGGACAAAATCTATTTAGAAGAAGAATTGAGGATTAGTGATCTTGCCGCTGTTTTAGGATTATCTGTGCATCAGGTTTCAGAACTTCTAAATCAAGTTTTGAATATTTCTTTTCCTGATTTGCTTAAAAAATATAGGATAGAAGAAGCTAAACGTATTATTCTAACCGATCCTTCTGCAAACATACTGGATCTAGCATTCTCTGTGGGTTTCCAATCCAAGTCTTCCTTCTATGATACTTTTAAGAAACATACAGGACAGACCCCTCAGGAATTTAAAAAATCGGCTTCGCCTGATTCTTCTGAGGAATGA
- a CDS encoding lysozyme inhibitor LprI family protein has translation MRFCLIISLLISIFAFSAFSKTPEPIDICSKIKNKSDQKKCYSKEYQSADNELNVTYKKIREGLSESQREDLKKLQVLWIGYRDGVCEGPMYASDESGIETIICKSGTTTERTKYLNHVWKFGTASKEGLGSYTDGFGGSLKLFRDKSNKNIQFSFEVVRGPTAHLGEVNGNWTPSKEGKWSWASTEGCKSEDPDCCLLEFEYFQNRIEVEEVSCSAYHGARAYFGGSYRYEFK, from the coding sequence ATGCGTTTCTGCCTGATCATATCCCTACTCATTTCTATATTTGCATTTTCCGCTTTTTCGAAGACACCCGAACCTATAGATATTTGCTCTAAGATCAAAAACAAGAGTGATCAGAAAAAATGTTATTCCAAAGAATACCAATCTGCAGACAATGAACTGAATGTAACTTATAAGAAGATAAGAGAAGGTTTATCTGAATCCCAAAGGGAAGATTTAAAAAAACTGCAAGTTCTTTGGATAGGATACAGAGATGGGGTTTGTGAAGGACCTATGTATGCCTCGGATGAATCCGGTATAGAAACAATTATCTGCAAATCCGGAACGACTACAGAAAGAACTAAATATTTAAATCATGTTTGGAAATTCGGCACAGCTTCTAAGGAAGGGTTAGGTTCTTATACGGATGGTTTCGGAGGTAGTTTAAAACTTTTCAGAGATAAATCGAACAAGAATATCCAATTTTCTTTCGAAGTTGTTAGAGGTCCTACGGCTCATTTGGGAGAAGTAAACGGAAATTGGACTCCAAGTAAAGAAGGCAAATGGAGCTGGGCTTCTACTGAAGGTTGTAAGTCGGAAGACCCTGATTGCTGCTTATTGGAATTCGAATATTTTCAAAATAGGATCGAAGTGGAGGAAGTTTCTTGTTCTGCATATCATGGGGCAAGAGCCTATTTTGGTGGAAGTTATAGATACGAATTCAAGTAA